From a region of the Syngnathoides biaculeatus isolate LvHL_M chromosome 2, ASM1980259v1, whole genome shotgun sequence genome:
- the LOC133505914 gene encoding activin receptor type-2A-like isoform X1 codes for MGDATKLALAVFLISCSSGAILGRSETQECSYYNSSWEKERTNRSGIEPCYGDKDKRRHCFATWKNISGSVEVVKQGCWLDDINCYDSNECVERKENPDVFFCCCEGNMCNERFLYAPDTSPQSDTHQSTAYTTSNPFSQKPQLFSTLLYSLVPIIGLAAVVLFSFWMWRHHKLAYPAALVPTHDPGPSPPSPILGHKPLQLIEVKARGRFGCVWKAQLLSEYVAVKIFPIQDKLSWQNEYEIYSMSGMKHENILHFIGVEKRNNNLDLELWLITTYHDKGSLTDYLKANVVSWNELCHITQTAARGLAYLHEDIPGHKDGHKPSIAHRDIKSKNVLLKNNLTACIADFGLALKFEAGKSAGDTHGQVGTRRYMAPEVLEGAINFQRDSFLRIDMYAFGLVLWELASRCTASDGPVDEYMLPFEEEVGQHPSLEDMQEVVVHKKLRPCLRDCWQKHTGLAMLCETIEDCWDHEAEARLSAGCVEERIGQMQRQAPIIGPEEIVTVVTMVTNVDLPPKESSL; via the exons GCGCAATCCTGGGACGTTCAGAGACTCAGGAGTGCAGTTACTACAACTCCAGCTGGGAAAAGGAACGTACCAACCGGAGCGGCATTGAACCATGCTACGGCGATAAGGACAAGAGGCGCCACTGCTTCGCgacatggaaaaatatttctggTAGCGTGGAGGTAGTCAAGCAGGGCTGCTGGTTGGATGACATCAACTGCTATGACAG CAATGAGTGCGTGGAGAGGAAAGAGAATCCCGATGTTTTCTTCTGCTGTTGTGAAGGCAACATGTGCAATGAGCGCTTCCTGTATGCACCTGATACATCCCCACAAAGTGACACACACCAGTCAACAGCCTACA CCACATCCAACCCCTTTTCCCAAAAGCCTCAGCTCTTCAGCACCCTGCTTTACTCCCTGGTTCCGATCATCGGACTGGCCGCTGTcgtcctcttctctttctggaTGTGGCGCCACCACAAGTTGGCCTATCCGGCGGCCCTCGTTCCTACACat GATCCTGGCCCTTCACCACCATCTCCTATCCTGGGACATAAACCGTTGCAGCTGATTGAGGTGAAGGCTAGGGGGCGCTTCGGCTGCGTATGGAAGGCCCAGCTGCTTAGCGAATATGTGGCTGTGAAAATCTTCCCAATTCAG GACAAACTTTCATGGCAGAATGAGTATGAGATTTACAGCATGAGCGGCATGAAGCACGAAAATATCCTACACTTCATTGGCGTGGAAAAGAGGAACAATAACCTCGACTTGGAGTTATGGCTCATCACCACTTACCATGACAAG GGCTCACTGACAGATTATCTGAAGGCCAACGTAGTTTCCTGGAATGAGCTCTGCCACATTACTCAGACGGCTGCCCGAGGCCTGGCCTACCTCCACGAAGATATCCCAGGACACAAAGATGGACACAAGCCCTCCATCGCTCACAG GGACATCAAGAGTAAGAATGTGCTCCTGAAGAACAACCTGACCGCTTGCATCGCTGACTTTGGTCTTGCGCTTAAATTTGAAGCTGGAAAATCAGCAGGGGACACTCATGGACAA GTGGGAACGCGGCGTTACATGGCTCCTGAGGTCCTCGAGGGAGCCATTAACTTCCAGCGTGACTCATTTTTGCGCATTGACATGTATGCCTTCGGGCTTGTCCTGTGGGAACTGGCGTCGCGATGCACTGCTTCAGACG GCCCTGTAGACGAGTACATGCTGCCGTTTGAGGAAGAGGTGGGTCAGCATCCGTCTTTGGAGGACATGCAGGAGGTAGTTGTGCACAAGAAGCTGCGACCCTGCCTTCGAGACTGCTGGCAGAAACACACG GGTCTAGCCATGCTCTGTGAAACAATTGAGGACTGCTGGGACCATGAAGCCGAGGCCCGACTGTCTGCCGGGTGCGTAGAGGAACGCATCGGCCAAATGCAGCGACAGGCCCCCATCATCGGGCCTGAGGAGATTGTCACCGTTGTCACCATGGTGACCAATGTGGACCTCCCACCCAAGGAGTCCAGTTTATAA
- the LOC133505914 gene encoding activin receptor type-2A-like isoform X2, whose amino-acid sequence MCNERFLYAPDTSPQSDTHQSTAYTTSNPFSQKPQLFSTLLYSLVPIIGLAAVVLFSFWMWRHHKLAYPAALVPTHDPGPSPPSPILGHKPLQLIEVKARGRFGCVWKAQLLSEYVAVKIFPIQDKLSWQNEYEIYSMSGMKHENILHFIGVEKRNNNLDLELWLITTYHDKGSLTDYLKANVVSWNELCHITQTAARGLAYLHEDIPGHKDGHKPSIAHRDIKSKNVLLKNNLTACIADFGLALKFEAGKSAGDTHGQVGTRRYMAPEVLEGAINFQRDSFLRIDMYAFGLVLWELASRCTASDGPVDEYMLPFEEEVGQHPSLEDMQEVVVHKKLRPCLRDCWQKHTGLAMLCETIEDCWDHEAEARLSAGCVEERIGQMQRQAPIIGPEEIVTVVTMVTNVDLPPKESSL is encoded by the exons ATGTGCAATGAGCGCTTCCTGTATGCACCTGATACATCCCCACAAAGTGACACACACCAGTCAACAGCCTACA CCACATCCAACCCCTTTTCCCAAAAGCCTCAGCTCTTCAGCACCCTGCTTTACTCCCTGGTTCCGATCATCGGACTGGCCGCTGTcgtcctcttctctttctggaTGTGGCGCCACCACAAGTTGGCCTATCCGGCGGCCCTCGTTCCTACACat GATCCTGGCCCTTCACCACCATCTCCTATCCTGGGACATAAACCGTTGCAGCTGATTGAGGTGAAGGCTAGGGGGCGCTTCGGCTGCGTATGGAAGGCCCAGCTGCTTAGCGAATATGTGGCTGTGAAAATCTTCCCAATTCAG GACAAACTTTCATGGCAGAATGAGTATGAGATTTACAGCATGAGCGGCATGAAGCACGAAAATATCCTACACTTCATTGGCGTGGAAAAGAGGAACAATAACCTCGACTTGGAGTTATGGCTCATCACCACTTACCATGACAAG GGCTCACTGACAGATTATCTGAAGGCCAACGTAGTTTCCTGGAATGAGCTCTGCCACATTACTCAGACGGCTGCCCGAGGCCTGGCCTACCTCCACGAAGATATCCCAGGACACAAAGATGGACACAAGCCCTCCATCGCTCACAG GGACATCAAGAGTAAGAATGTGCTCCTGAAGAACAACCTGACCGCTTGCATCGCTGACTTTGGTCTTGCGCTTAAATTTGAAGCTGGAAAATCAGCAGGGGACACTCATGGACAA GTGGGAACGCGGCGTTACATGGCTCCTGAGGTCCTCGAGGGAGCCATTAACTTCCAGCGTGACTCATTTTTGCGCATTGACATGTATGCCTTCGGGCTTGTCCTGTGGGAACTGGCGTCGCGATGCACTGCTTCAGACG GCCCTGTAGACGAGTACATGCTGCCGTTTGAGGAAGAGGTGGGTCAGCATCCGTCTTTGGAGGACATGCAGGAGGTAGTTGTGCACAAGAAGCTGCGACCCTGCCTTCGAGACTGCTGGCAGAAACACACG GGTCTAGCCATGCTCTGTGAAACAATTGAGGACTGCTGGGACCATGAAGCCGAGGCCCGACTGTCTGCCGGGTGCGTAGAGGAACGCATCGGCCAAATGCAGCGACAGGCCCCCATCATCGGGCCTGAGGAGATTGTCACCGTTGTCACCATGGTGACCAATGTGGACCTCCCACCCAAGGAGTCCAGTTTATAA